In Desulfuromonas sp. KJ2020, a single window of DNA contains:
- a CDS encoding lipopolysaccharide biosynthesis protein produces MHPFTNQYFNSFWILDLIMRLRSQVLSGLRWTAGARFSAQIITWAITLYIIRLLSPADYGLMELALVFVAFLTLLNELGLGAAVVQHKNLDHNSLRSLFGLVLFVSTLFYTLLTILAPVIANFYEEPRLTSLIRVLSLQFLLMGFTVLPQSLLLRDMAFRKIASVDFVSAISGSIVTLTLAVAGFGVWSLVWGSLAIRVVSLVGLNLVRPFVHIPCLKMAGMGDFISFGGYVTLSRVLWYFYSRADVLIIGKIFGKELLGFYAVGLYLASLPMEKISGILNQVAFPAFASVQSDPELAGRHFLKAIRVLSFFAFPVLWGISSIAPEIVNLFLGIKWADAALPLQVIALVIPLRMVSNLFNPALLGAGRADFSFENSLVAFLVMPIAFWIGSNWGLLGVSMAWVIAFPLVFCVNLLRVKRVLAIAVSDVLKALRMPFLSGFIMYCGVLLVKRTPVMSIHMVPKFVVYIGSGVVIYLLMSLIFNRNGLNEIRAIAKT; encoded by the coding sequence TTGCATCCATTTACAAATCAATATTTTAATTCTTTTTGGATATTGGATCTAATTATGAGGCTTAGGTCACAGGTTTTAAGTGGATTAAGATGGACAGCGGGAGCTAGGTTTTCAGCCCAGATTATTACTTGGGCCATTACCCTTTATATTATAAGACTCCTGTCTCCTGCTGATTATGGTTTGATGGAGCTTGCCCTGGTCTTTGTTGCCTTCCTGACCCTATTGAATGAATTAGGCCTTGGGGCAGCTGTCGTTCAGCATAAAAACCTTGATCATAATTCCCTTCGGTCCCTTTTTGGTCTTGTTCTTTTTGTGAGTACCCTGTTTTACACTCTACTTACGATTTTGGCTCCCGTCATTGCCAATTTTTATGAGGAACCGAGGTTGACTTCCTTGATCAGGGTGTTGTCCCTACAATTTTTGTTAATGGGTTTCACCGTTCTGCCGCAGTCTCTGCTGCTTAGAGACATGGCGTTTCGCAAGATAGCTTCTGTCGATTTCGTTTCTGCCATTTCAGGTTCCATTGTTACTTTGACCCTGGCAGTTGCCGGGTTCGGTGTTTGGTCCCTGGTCTGGGGCAGTCTCGCAATACGTGTTGTGTCTCTAGTGGGGCTGAATTTGGTGCGGCCATTTGTCCATATTCCATGCCTAAAAATGGCAGGCATGGGGGATTTCATTTCTTTTGGCGGGTATGTGACTCTTTCCCGAGTGCTCTGGTATTTTTACTCTCGAGCAGATGTGCTGATCATAGGGAAAATTTTTGGCAAAGAATTGCTTGGGTTTTATGCGGTTGGGCTTTATCTGGCCTCACTACCCATGGAAAAAATATCGGGGATTTTGAACCAGGTGGCATTTCCGGCATTTGCCAGCGTTCAATCAGACCCAGAGCTTGCGGGCAGGCATTTTCTTAAGGCTATACGTGTTCTGAGTTTTTTTGCATTTCCGGTTCTTTGGGGGATTTCCAGTATTGCCCCAGAGATAGTAAACCTGTTTTTAGGTATTAAATGGGCGGATGCCGCTCTGCCGCTTCAGGTCATCGCTCTGGTAATTCCCCTTCGTATGGTCAGCAATCTATTCAATCCGGCCCTGCTTGGAGCGGGAAGGGCCGATTTTTCCTTTGAAAATTCACTTGTCGCTTTTCTTGTTATGCCAATAGCGTTTTGGATCGGATCCAACTGGGGGCTCTTGGGGGTCAGTATGGCGTGGGTCATCGCATTCCCACTTGTTTTTTGTGTGAATCTTTTACGGGTAAAAAGGGTGCTGGCTATCGCGGTTTCAGATGTTTTAAAAGCGTTGCGCATGCCCTTTTTGTCTGGATTTATAATGTATTGCGGGGTTCTTCTTGTCAAAAGAACGCCGGTGATGAGTATCCATATGGTGCCAAAATTTGTTGTGTATATTGGGAGTGGAGTCGTTATTTACCTGTTAATGTCACTAATTTTTAACCGCAATGGGTTAAATGAAATCAGGGCAATTGCAAAAACATGA
- a CDS encoding acyltransferase family protein encodes MRYYYLDFARGILMSLGVVIHAAQVFSLSPYHIKSKVTSIFYENIVFVIHSFRMQSFYIIAGFFSILLIEKIGLRKFLINRLKRLLLPMLFCGICLNTVMNLFSNEYDGNLNFVFNVNYWLGGAWISHLWFIANLLVYVALLSIIFFYKNIFNKLNLENKKINLFAIFILVPTASFLLVRIGWRLPDWPFGEKFIIFNVSNIFYYFPYFALGIVFYKNKRLYQSIFKYYYLFLFVSITLLIIIISVKYIGTYGRVIEILLGILALSNSFFIMSCFKKFFDSKSVIIKRLSDSSYTIYLLHQPIIVIVASYIVETKISNLFQFLSIIVITWTSSFLIHIILIEKLNVLSILLNGKNSIYKKNNYTPQFKKAEEENVVM; translated from the coding sequence ATGCGTTATTATTATCTTGATTTTGCTAGAGGAATTTTAATGAGCCTTGGAGTTGTAATACATGCAGCCCAGGTATTTAGTTTGTCGCCTTACCACATTAAAAGTAAAGTAACCAGTATATTTTATGAAAACATTGTTTTTGTAATTCATAGTTTTAGAATGCAAAGTTTTTATATCATAGCTGGATTTTTTAGTATACTTTTAATTGAAAAAATCGGTTTAAGAAAATTTTTAATAAATAGATTAAAAAGACTGTTATTGCCTATGCTATTTTGTGGTATTTGCTTAAACACAGTTATGAATTTGTTTAGTAATGAATACGATGGCAACTTAAATTTTGTTTTTAATGTGAACTACTGGCTAGGGGGTGCCTGGATTTCTCATTTATGGTTCATAGCCAATCTACTTGTCTATGTTGCTTTGCTGTCAATTATATTTTTCTATAAAAATATCTTCAATAAATTAAACCTAGAGAATAAGAAAATAAATTTATTTGCGATTTTTATTTTGGTGCCTACAGCATCATTTTTATTAGTTAGGATTGGTTGGCGTTTGCCTGATTGGCCTTTTGGTGAAAAATTTATTATTTTTAACGTCAGTAATATTTTTTACTATTTCCCTTATTTTGCGCTCGGAATAGTTTTTTATAAAAATAAAAGATTGTATCAGAGTATTTTTAAATACTATTATTTGTTCCTTTTTGTTTCCATAACTTTATTGATAATCATTATAAGTGTAAAATATATCGGAACATATGGTAGAGTTATAGAGATATTGTTGGGAATCCTAGCGTTAAGTAATTCATTTTTTATTATGAGCTGTTTTAAAAAATTTTTTGATAGCAAAAGTGTAATAATCAAAAGGCTATCTGATTCATCCTATACGATTTATTTATTACATCAGCCAATTATAGTAATAGTTGCGAGTTATATCGTAGAAACAAAAATAAGTAACCTTTTTCAGTTTTTGTCTATTATAGTTATAACATGGACATCGAGTTTTTTAATACACATTATTTTGATTGAGAAATTAAATGTATTAAGTATTCTGTTAAACGGTAAAAATTCAATATATAAAAAAAATAATTATACACCCCAATTCAAAAAAGCTGAAGAAGAGAATGTAGTTATGTAG
- a CDS encoding glycosyltransferase family 2 protein, producing the protein MKPKISVIIPTYNREKLITETIESVFNQTYKDIEIIVIDDGSTDNTVNIVKKLQEQSKLPFRVELLLENLGVSAARNLGVFLAKGDYVSFLDSDDYWFSDKLKKQIEFLDSNQEFIGVGSGVAYTNYNNREIVNFRKQTKLNKENEKYELLYQCYIVTSCFLIRKEALILAGLFDVRLSKTEDRDLWWRLPRFGRLGYIDEPLVRYLVHNESISKIQSKNTAKTYIPALDRTLWYYRDSLSKKQIDNIWANAYMMIAYDSANAGDNISTIKNIIKSFRYGNVNIPSLRFMIASIYKSIF; encoded by the coding sequence ATGAAACCAAAAATAAGTGTAATAATACCAACGTATAACAGGGAAAAACTTATAACAGAAACTATTGAATCAGTTTTCAATCAGACCTACAAAGATATTGAAATAATTGTTATAGATGATGGTTCCACCGATAATACTGTGAATATTGTTAAAAAATTGCAGGAGCAATCTAAATTGCCTTTTCGAGTAGAATTGCTTCTAGAAAACTTAGGAGTTTCTGCAGCTAGAAACCTAGGAGTATTTTTGGCTAAAGGTGATTATGTATCTTTTCTTGACTCAGATGATTATTGGTTTTCAGATAAACTTAAAAAGCAAATAGAATTTTTAGATAGTAATCAGGAATTCATAGGTGTTGGAAGTGGTGTCGCGTATACAAATTATAATAATAGAGAAATAGTAAATTTTAGAAAACAAACAAAGCTGAACAAAGAAAATGAAAAATATGAACTGTTATATCAATGTTATATAGTCACATCCTGTTTTTTAATAAGAAAAGAAGCTCTAATATTGGCAGGATTGTTTGATGTTCGTCTTAGCAAAACTGAAGATAGAGATCTGTGGTGGCGTTTGCCGCGCTTCGGTAGGCTTGGTTATATTGATGAACCTCTTGTAAGATATTTGGTTCATAACGAAAGTATAAGTAAAATTCAGAGTAAAAATACAGCCAAAACATATATCCCAGCACTTGATAGAACGCTTTGGTATTATCGCGACAGTCTTTCAAAAAAGCAAATCGACAATATTTGGGCCAATGCCTACATGATGATTGCTTATGATTCCGCTAACGCAGGAGACAATATATCAACAATTAAAAATATTATTAAAAGCTTTCGTTACGGAAACGTTAATATTCCGTCATTGAGATTTATGATTGCATCCATTTACAAATCAATATTTTAA
- a CDS encoding polysaccharide deacetylase family protein, with amino-acid sequence MKLFITIDTEEDNWANYSRTDNPVENIRKIVELQALFDRYGARPTYLVSYPVATNPESVSILRRILEQRKCEIGAHCHPWNTPPFEEELNDFNTMLCNLPEPLILKKLTTLHEAIVKNFGVTPVSFRAGRWGFSSGVARSLAKLNYRVDTSVSPYIDWSEYDGPDFSNFSPAPYRFDPDDIGTPNPGGALMQMPATVAFLQRDFESCRQFSKTLETSLGKKLRLKGIYHCLGLLNKAWFSPEVSDHKTLIKLVYRMKMEGFPCMNMSFHSTTLKIGLSPFVKNKYEERKFYFKIEKLLSYINNKNIEIVLLKNIGKSIF; translated from the coding sequence ATGAAGCTTTTTATCACCATCGATACAGAAGAAGACAACTGGGCCAATTACAGCCGGACAGATAACCCGGTCGAAAATATACGAAAGATAGTGGAGCTGCAGGCTTTGTTTGATCGGTACGGCGCTCGGCCGACCTACTTGGTTAGCTATCCTGTCGCCACCAATCCTGAGTCTGTATCCATTCTACGGCGTATCCTTGAGCAGCGGAAATGCGAGATCGGAGCACATTGCCATCCCTGGAATACACCTCCATTTGAAGAAGAATTAAATGATTTCAATACCATGTTGTGTAACCTGCCAGAACCTTTGATTCTGAAAAAGCTGACGACATTGCATGAAGCGATTGTTAAAAACTTTGGTGTGACCCCCGTGTCGTTTCGTGCCGGTCGGTGGGGTTTCAGTTCAGGCGTAGCAAGATCTCTGGCGAAACTTAATTACAGAGTAGATACCTCGGTGTCGCCTTATATTGACTGGAGTGAATATGATGGCCCTGATTTCTCAAATTTTTCACCTGCTCCGTATAGATTCGATCCAGACGATATCGGGACACCTAATCCTGGTGGGGCTCTAATGCAGATGCCAGCGACTGTTGCGTTTCTGCAACGTGACTTTGAGAGTTGCAGGCAATTTAGTAAAACACTTGAGACCAGTTTAGGAAAAAAATTAAGGTTAAAAGGCATATATCATTGTTTAGGTTTGTTAAATAAAGCATGGTTTTCACCTGAAGTTTCAGACCATAAAACATTGATTAAGCTTGTGTATAGAATGAAAATGGAAGGTTTCCCTTGTATGAACATGTCCTTTCATTCAACAACGCTAAAGATCGGTTTAAGCCCTTTTGTGAAAAATAAATATGAAGAAAGAAAATTTTATTTCAAAATTGAGAAGCTATTATCATACATAAATAATAAAAATATAGAAATTGTACTACTAAAAAATATAGGTAAATCAATTTTTTGA
- a CDS encoding amidohydrolase family protein, protein MDQKAVQNALNTIREIKGSHTFYDIHVHPFEVMFDACQYRHSPGYDGLYCSSSSTYKAPEITEVNLHQDLAKPGETLDPKYRAMACLLNARRFYSHTGPVVFADQMALCGIDKVLLLPVMAENESGEAQMNAMCRMFGQSDKFMTAYSVPNDIPNDDVDAQMGRIVAKYNVRALKIHPSVTGIDLGCQKGIDRVESLLAAANNNGLKVVIHGGKSPNCKNSQAISYGIIQNLRNIDWSIISEPVIIAHGGCFGYGYEEAKETIVPILLNLFESHDHLSFDTSAIGIELLSHLFERFDSKRILFGSDALYEKQWISILKLWCGLTLSNKKLEKSLLDILCLNAIKIFEVKKVMSI, encoded by the coding sequence ATGGACCAAAAAGCCGTACAAAATGCCTTGAACACGATCCGCGAGATCAAAGGCTCTCATACGTTTTACGATATACATGTCCATCCCTTCGAGGTGATGTTCGATGCGTGTCAGTATCGACATTCACCAGGCTATGACGGTTTGTATTGCTCCAGCTCGAGTACATATAAGGCTCCAGAAATTACCGAAGTCAATCTGCATCAGGATCTGGCGAAACCAGGCGAAACTCTGGACCCAAAATACCGGGCGATGGCTTGTCTGTTGAACGCCAGACGGTTTTACAGCCACACAGGCCCGGTGGTGTTCGCGGATCAGATGGCGCTATGTGGGATTGATAAAGTTTTGCTGCTTCCTGTGATGGCTGAAAACGAGAGCGGAGAAGCGCAGATGAACGCCATGTGCCGGATGTTTGGGCAGAGTGATAAGTTCATGACTGCATACTCTGTGCCTAACGACATCCCCAATGACGATGTCGACGCCCAAATGGGGAGGATCGTTGCGAAGTATAACGTCAGGGCGCTAAAAATACACCCGAGTGTAACCGGCATTGATCTGGGTTGTCAGAAAGGGATCGACAGAGTCGAAAGTCTGCTTGCAGCCGCCAACAACAACGGACTGAAGGTTGTCATACACGGAGGAAAGAGCCCTAATTGCAAAAACAGTCAAGCTATTTCCTATGGCATCATTCAAAACCTGCGAAACATCGATTGGTCCATTATTTCCGAACCGGTAATTATCGCGCATGGTGGATGTTTCGGATACGGATATGAAGAAGCGAAGGAAACAATTGTTCCGATTCTGCTCAATTTGTTTGAGAGTCATGATCACCTGTCATTTGATACATCAGCAATTGGGATAGAGCTCCTTTCTCATCTGTTTGAACGTTTTGATTCTAAAAGAATATTATTTGGGTCAGATGCTCTCTATGAAAAACAATGGATATCTATTTTAAAGCTATGGTGTGGGTTGACGTTGTCAAACAAAAAATTAGAAAAATCACTTTTGGATATATTATGTTTAAATGCAATTAAAATATTCGAAGTTAAAAAAGTTATGTCAATATAA
- a CDS encoding GNAT family N-acetyltransferase, translating to MKKFDLSKPAMKIRDFEQRDIEDCIRLLQVGHTPDFTRRRFEWLHFQNPMAPSRIVVAEHEGRIVGLYSAIKKHVRIDGKRFIGARDVDPVVHPDFRNKGIFKSMLDHALKHYTEIDFHFNFANTVSKAGFLSQGWQEVGSINDCLHQVNYDHLLSKKFLLFMLSNLKPVDTCRIAWPLEALNCQQFSSFVTNDHAGVIVERTYEYLTWRYTHNPLNTYSNIADGPGPELQKFAIGKFDQLNGGFILHDFFVSKNSLDHSVDYVVNFVKDNNFSTLRTWRTCLPVLRSQMVCNPYNRHSTLRLLVRKRSQHVSDAIYDLNKWILTPGDLEIM from the coding sequence ATGAAAAAATTTGACTTGTCGAAACCTGCGATGAAGATACGTGACTTTGAACAGAGGGATATTGAAGACTGCATCAGACTGTTGCAAGTTGGGCATACCCCCGATTTTACCCGGAGGCGGTTTGAGTGGCTCCATTTCCAGAACCCCATGGCCCCATCACGTATTGTCGTGGCCGAACACGAGGGCCGAATTGTCGGATTGTATTCGGCCATTAAGAAGCATGTACGTATCGATGGAAAAAGATTCATTGGTGCCCGCGATGTCGACCCGGTTGTTCACCCAGATTTTCGCAATAAGGGCATTTTCAAAAGCATGCTTGATCATGCCTTGAAGCACTACACAGAGATAGACTTTCATTTCAACTTTGCCAACACCGTCTCTAAGGCCGGTTTTCTGAGCCAAGGGTGGCAAGAAGTAGGTTCGATCAACGATTGTCTTCATCAGGTGAATTACGATCATCTTCTGTCGAAAAAGTTTTTGTTGTTCATGCTCAGTAACCTCAAGCCGGTTGATACTTGTCGGATAGCTTGGCCGCTTGAGGCCTTGAATTGTCAGCAATTTTCCTCCTTTGTAACAAATGATCATGCAGGGGTAATTGTAGAGAGAACATACGAGTATTTGACTTGGCGTTACACACACAATCCGTTGAACACGTATTCTAATATTGCAGACGGGCCAGGACCCGAATTGCAAAAGTTTGCAATAGGAAAGTTTGATCAGTTAAACGGAGGTTTCATTCTACATGATTTTTTTGTCTCCAAAAATAGTTTGGACCACTCCGTGGATTATGTAGTGAATTTTGTCAAAGACAACAACTTTTCTACATTGCGCACCTGGCGGACTTGTTTACCGGTACTTCGGTCGCAAATGGTATGCAATCCGTATAATCGACATTCAACATTGAGATTGCTGGTTAGAAAGCGATCTCAACATGTTTCGGATGCAATTTATGATTTGAATAAATGGATACTGACACCAGGTGATCTTGAAATCATGTGA